Genomic window (Chondrocystis sp. NIES-4102):
GTTATGGGGCTTAAATTTAGTTTAGGTATAGCCACAGGTTCATTAAGTTTACAAGCAGATGCTTTACATAGTGTTACTGATAGTGCAAATAATATTTTAGGGTTGGTTACTAATCGATTTTCTTCTCCCCAACCAGATCGTGAACATCCCTATGGACATCAAAAATTTGAAGCAATAGGTGCATTAGGTATTGCTGCTTTTCTGGGTATTGCTTGTTTTGAAATTCTTAGAGGGGCGGTAGAAAAGGTTTTTTTCGCAACGGAAAAGACATCTGTAGAAGTGTCTCCAGGCGAATTATGGTTGCTATTGGTGGTATTGGGAGTAAATATTTTTGTAGCTTTTTATGAACGTCATATAGGCAGAAAAGTTAACAGTCCTATATTAATTGCTGATGCTAAACATACCATGAGCGATATCTGGGTAACAATTATTGTTCTGGCTGGCTTGATCGGTGTATGGCAAGCAGAAATATTGAATTTTCCA
Coding sequences:
- a CDS encoding cation diffusion facilitator family transporter — translated: MQDNRSQVRRVLWLTLLLNLFVMGLKFSLGIATGSLSLQADALHSVTDSANNILGLVTNRFSSPQPDREHPYGHQKFEAIGALGIAAFLGIACFEILRGAVEKVFFATEKTSVEVSPGELWLLLVVLGVNIFVAFYERHIGRKVNSPILIADAKHTMSDIWVTIIVLAGLIGVWQAEILNFPQLLWLDVILAFPVALLVFQSGWEVINENLPWLVDQMAIAPEAIHDLVMQVPGVVNCHDIASRGMLGRQVFIEMHLIVDTDDLFVAHQITEQIETLLEKHFGTVRVIIHVEPPEYECDDISFGSTEPIQ